The Streptomyces sp. NBC_00440 genome contains a region encoding:
- a CDS encoding aldo/keto reductase → MKYTQLGRTGLKVSRLVLGTMNFGPQTTEADSHTIMDSALAAGVNFFDTANVYGWGENKGRTEEILGTWFAKGGERRDKVVLATKMYANMGADGEAWPNHDKLSAVNIRRSVEASLKRLQTDHIDLYQFHHVDRNTPFEEIWQAIDVLIQQGKILYAGSSNFPGYKIAQANELAARRGSVGLVSEQCIYNLMERRAEMEVIPAAQEYGLGVIPWSPLHGGLLGGVIRKERDGGTGRSASGRSADALADQAVRAKIQAYEDLLDKHGLEPGEVGLAWLLTRPGVTGPIVGPRTAEQLESALRAVELELPEAVVSGVEEIFPGPGPSPEAFAW, encoded by the coding sequence ATGAAGTACACGCAGCTTGGACGCACCGGACTCAAGGTCAGCCGACTGGTCCTCGGCACGATGAACTTCGGGCCGCAGACCACTGAGGCCGACAGCCACACGATCATGGATTCCGCGCTGGCCGCGGGCGTCAACTTCTTCGACACCGCCAATGTCTACGGCTGGGGTGAGAACAAGGGCCGCACCGAGGAGATCCTCGGGACCTGGTTCGCCAAGGGGGGCGAGCGGCGCGACAAGGTCGTGCTCGCCACCAAGATGTACGCGAACATGGGTGCCGACGGCGAGGCTTGGCCCAACCACGACAAGCTCTCCGCGGTCAACATCCGCCGTTCCGTCGAGGCTTCGCTCAAGCGGCTCCAGACGGATCACATCGACCTGTACCAGTTCCACCACGTCGACCGGAACACCCCGTTCGAGGAGATCTGGCAGGCGATCGACGTACTGATCCAGCAGGGCAAGATCCTCTACGCGGGCTCGTCGAACTTCCCCGGCTACAAGATCGCGCAGGCGAACGAACTGGCCGCCCGCCGCGGCTCGGTCGGCCTCGTCAGCGAGCAGTGCATCTACAACCTGATGGAGCGCCGCGCCGAGATGGAGGTCATCCCGGCCGCGCAGGAGTACGGCCTGGGTGTCATCCCGTGGTCGCCGCTGCACGGCGGGCTGCTCGGCGGAGTGATCCGCAAGGAGCGGGACGGCGGCACCGGGCGCAGCGCGTCGGGCCGCTCGGCGGACGCGCTCGCCGACCAGGCCGTACGGGCGAAGATCCAGGCGTACGAGGACCTGCTCGACAAGCACGGTCTGGAGCCCGGGGAGGTGGGTCTGGCCTGGCTGCTGACCCGGCCGGGTGTGACGGGCCCGATCGTCGGCCCGCGCACGGCGGAGCAGCTGGAATCGGCGCTGCGCGCGGTCGAGCTGGAGCTGCCGGAGGCCGTGGTGTCCGGGGTCGAGGAGATCTTCCCGGGGCCTGGCCCGTCACCGGAGGCGTTCGCCTGGTAG
- a CDS encoding MarR family winged helix-turn-helix transcriptional regulator, translating into MPDLSPADKAAAVDSLRSTVMRLSRRLKHQRVDESLSPTEMSVLATLARCGSATPGELARKEHVQPPSMTRIVALLEAKGLVRLEPHPDDRRQKVVSQTEEAQEMLVESRRRRNVWLAELAEGLNEDDWVKLRAAAPVLEKLAQL; encoded by the coding sequence ATGCCTGACCTTTCGCCCGCCGACAAGGCTGCCGCCGTCGACTCACTGCGCTCCACCGTGATGCGCCTGAGCCGTCGGCTCAAGCACCAGCGTGTCGACGAGTCCCTGAGCCCGACCGAGATGTCGGTGCTGGCCACCCTCGCCCGCTGTGGCTCCGCCACCCCTGGTGAGCTGGCCCGCAAGGAGCATGTGCAGCCGCCCTCGATGACCCGCATCGTGGCGCTCCTGGAGGCCAAGGGCCTGGTCAGGCTGGAACCGCACCCCGACGACCGCAGACAGAAGGTCGTCAGCCAGACCGAGGAGGCGCAGGAGATGCTCGTGGAGAGCCGGCGCCGCCGCAATGTCTGGCTGGCCGAGCTGGCGGAGGGGCTGAACGAGGACGACTGGGTGAAGCTGCGAGCTGCCGCCCCCGTCCTGGAGAAACTCGCCCAGCTCTGA
- the thpR gene encoding RNA 2',3'-cyclic phosphodiesterase, with product MRLFVALLPPQEAALQLGARVDRARALPGARRLRWTERPGWHFTLAFLGEVDDDLVPALETRLALTARDHAPFALRIAGGGRFGDRALWAGAAGGVDAMGRLAAGVEAAVREAGAPMEREHPYVPHLTLARGDGLTGLGPYAETLAGFESSPWTVRELALVRSGRQPRYEVVAARPLGPGK from the coding sequence ATGAGGCTTTTCGTGGCACTGCTGCCGCCGCAGGAGGCGGCCCTTCAGCTCGGGGCGCGGGTCGACCGGGCGCGGGCGCTGCCCGGCGCCCGGCGGCTGCGCTGGACCGAACGGCCCGGCTGGCACTTCACGCTCGCCTTCCTGGGCGAGGTGGACGACGACCTCGTCCCCGCCCTGGAAACACGGCTCGCGCTGACCGCCCGGGACCACGCGCCCTTCGCGCTGCGCATCGCCGGTGGGGGCCGGTTCGGGGACCGGGCGCTGTGGGCGGGCGCCGCCGGGGGCGTGGACGCGATGGGGCGGCTGGCCGCCGGGGTGGAGGCGGCGGTGCGGGAGGCGGGCGCGCCCATGGAGCGTGAGCACCCGTACGTGCCCCATCTCACCCTGGCCCGCGGCGACGGCCTCACCGGCCTCGGACCGTACGCGGAGACCCTGGCCGGCTTCGAGAGCAGCCCGTGGACCGTGCGGGAGCTGGCCCTCGTACGCAGCGGGCGGCAGCCCCGGTACGAGGTGGTCGCCGCCCGGCCGCTCGGGCCCGGCAAGTAA
- a CDS encoding ribbon-helix-helix protein, CopG family, with amino-acid sequence MGSTVLSLRIDGELLARLRNHAAKRGMSVQDYVVRTLIRDDFDERFQSAVDETEKFYGRT; translated from the coding sequence ATGGGATCGACCGTGCTCAGCCTGCGCATAGACGGGGAGCTGCTCGCCCGGCTCCGGAACCACGCGGCCAAACGCGGAATGAGCGTCCAGGACTATGTGGTCCGGACGCTCATTCGCGACGACTTCGACGAACGGTTTCAATCGGCCGTCGACGAGACGGAGAAGTTCTACGGGCGTACGTAG
- a CDS encoding TcdA/TcdB catalytic glycosyltransferase domain-containing protein yields MPEHIADQARAASDKRGATPVRRRPASPSAASTAELPAPGLPLGPAAVTALQRSAGNAAVSRTVGKHTPGHAHGDTHAHAHGAGRAPGRAPGSGRAAPAVQRAPLGISHAGPSGGARQPLDSEDVDNVRDYVFTSLGKGNHEAVDLLLDRLKGLNPPPDYLDDLRKQVEALRPGDGPEIPSQVHFIWIGGAIPSAALNNILAWAGRATNTGWTINLWTDHNSALGTMNQARIRTTKGLQRKFIEDAIDPRLAEAYTKATTGKQKAYPFASDIARYSILKKHGGVYADVDLGSGTVNLKENTPKLAEKDVPVLGPLIRDKQSLNATLSQAGAERATGKPTAAQIRAAVTHLLETGGYGNHFIAAQKESAVMEKMIVKIAAKIKGMDADELHMAGPAASGPFPLLQVVEHHLEEEFGIEGGLNRGEYGRFQGQGRHFHDNMEWLTPESENQNY; encoded by the coding sequence ATGCCGGAGCACATCGCAGACCAGGCCAGGGCTGCGAGCGACAAGCGCGGAGCGACGCCGGTACGGCGCCGGCCGGCCTCGCCGTCCGCTGCGTCCACGGCGGAACTCCCGGCCCCCGGGCTCCCGCTCGGCCCGGCCGCCGTCACGGCGCTGCAACGCTCCGCGGGCAACGCGGCGGTCTCCCGGACGGTGGGCAAGCACACCCCCGGCCACGCGCACGGCGACACCCACGCCCACGCCCATGGCGCCGGCCGCGCCCCTGGCCGCGCCCCCGGTTCCGGCCGCGCCGCCCCGGCTGTGCAGCGTGCTCCCCTGGGCATCTCCCACGCAGGGCCCTCCGGAGGAGCCCGGCAGCCGCTGGACTCCGAGGACGTGGACAACGTACGGGACTACGTCTTCACCTCGCTCGGCAAGGGCAACCACGAAGCCGTCGACCTGCTCCTCGACCGCCTGAAGGGCCTGAACCCACCGCCGGACTACCTCGACGACCTGCGGAAGCAGGTCGAGGCGCTGCGTCCCGGCGACGGCCCCGAGATCCCGTCCCAGGTCCATTTCATCTGGATCGGCGGAGCCATCCCGTCTGCCGCGCTCAACAACATCCTCGCGTGGGCCGGCCGGGCCACCAACACGGGCTGGACCATCAACCTCTGGACGGACCACAACTCGGCCCTGGGCACCATGAACCAGGCGCGGATCCGGACCACGAAGGGCCTGCAGCGCAAGTTCATCGAGGACGCCATCGACCCCCGCCTCGCCGAGGCCTACACCAAAGCGACCACCGGCAAGCAGAAGGCGTATCCGTTCGCCTCCGACATCGCCCGGTACAGCATCCTCAAGAAGCACGGCGGGGTGTACGCCGACGTGGACCTGGGCTCCGGAACGGTCAACCTCAAGGAGAACACCCCCAAGCTCGCGGAGAAGGACGTCCCCGTGCTCGGTCCGCTCATCCGCGACAAGCAGAGCCTGAACGCGACGCTGAGCCAGGCGGGTGCCGAGCGGGCGACCGGAAAGCCGACCGCGGCCCAGATCCGCGCCGCGGTGACTCATCTGCTCGAAACCGGGGGCTACGGAAACCACTTCATCGCCGCACAGAAGGAATCCGCGGTCATGGAGAAGATGATTGTGAAGATCGCCGCGAAGATCAAGGGGATGGACGCCGACGAACTGCACATGGCCGGTCCGGCGGCGTCCGGACCGTTCCCGCTCCTCCAGGTGGTGGAACATCACTTGGAGGAGGAGTTCGGCATCGAGGGCGGTCTCAACAGGGGCGAGTACGGCAGGTTCCA
- a CDS encoding eCIS core domain-containing protein — protein MQERKQDVNAAQRQGNELRKPAALPHPEHHAAAAALAGQLPGRQSPEAVMALQRSVGNAAVAHMLEVQRHAHGASCGHQEALPEEEAPVQRRMAAHDVLGMPGQPLPGAQLQDMEARFGGVDFSDVRIHDNAVAKKSAQEMGARAYTSGSHIVIGEGGSDSHTLAHELTHVVQQRQGPVAGTDNGNGLKVSDPSDRYEVAAEENARRVMSMDAPAAEQTVDDETEHGHTA, from the coding sequence GTGCAGGAGCGGAAGCAGGATGTGAACGCTGCGCAGCGGCAGGGGAACGAGCTGCGCAAGCCCGCTGCGTTGCCGCATCCGGAGCACCACGCGGCGGCGGCCGCCCTGGCCGGGCAGCTGCCGGGCCGGCAGTCGCCGGAGGCCGTCATGGCGTTGCAGCGTTCCGTGGGAAATGCCGCGGTCGCCCACATGCTGGAGGTCCAGCGGCACGCCCACGGGGCGTCCTGCGGACATCAGGAGGCCCTGCCGGAGGAAGAGGCTCCGGTGCAGCGCCGGATGGCCGCGCACGATGTACTGGGCATGCCCGGCCAGCCCCTTCCCGGCGCGCAGCTGCAGGACATGGAGGCGCGGTTCGGCGGCGTCGACTTCAGCGACGTACGGATTCATGACAACGCGGTCGCGAAGAAGTCGGCGCAGGAGATGGGCGCCCGCGCCTACACGTCCGGCAGCCACATCGTCATCGGTGAGGGCGGCAGCGACAGTCACACCCTGGCCCATGAACTCACGCATGTCGTCCAGCAGCGGCAGGGCCCCGTCGCGGGCACGGACAACGGGAACGGGCTGAAGGTCTCCGACCCGTCCGACCGTTACGAGGTCGCCGCGGAGGAGAACGCCCGGCGCGTCATGTCCATGGACGCCCCGGCGGCCGAGCAGACGGTGGACGACGAGACGGAGCACGGGCACACGGCGTAA
- a CDS encoding Uma2 family endonuclease, protein MTVVDDRIEMADSLDLLFEQVESVPEGYHVEIVGGTIHMSPQRDAHWQIIRRIVRALEDAFGMDVKVTSDVRIDFPGHLNGFAPDVAKLRADATKDARGRWRYQDVELIAEVISEGTAANDYGPKKAAYAAAEVPVYLIADPYTGVCHVFTYPKDDEYHGTVTLDFGYPIDLTGTAVGLTLETGDFPRD, encoded by the coding sequence ATGACCGTCGTCGACGACAGGATCGAGATGGCCGACAGCCTGGACCTGCTCTTCGAGCAGGTGGAGTCCGTCCCCGAGGGCTACCACGTCGAGATTGTCGGGGGAACCATTCACATGTCGCCGCAGCGGGACGCGCACTGGCAGATCATCCGCAGGATCGTGCGGGCGCTGGAGGACGCGTTCGGGATGGACGTCAAGGTCACGTCCGACGTCCGGATCGACTTCCCCGGCCATCTGAACGGCTTCGCCCCCGACGTGGCCAAACTGCGGGCCGACGCGACGAAGGACGCCCGGGGCCGCTGGCGGTACCAGGACGTCGAGCTGATCGCCGAGGTGATCTCGGAGGGCACGGCCGCCAACGACTACGGTCCCAAGAAGGCCGCGTACGCCGCCGCCGAAGTCCCCGTATATCTGATCGCCGACCCGTACACCGGCGTCTGCCATGTCTTCACGTACCCGAAGGACGACGAGTACCACGGCACGGTGACACTCGACTTCGGCTACCCCATCGACCTGACCGGAACGGCCGTCGGCCTCACCCTGGAGACCGGCGACTTCCCCCGCGACTGA
- a CDS encoding MFS transporter, producing MSSGPGADSAPAPHETATRTSMFSSLKVRNYRLFATGAVVSNTGTWMARITQDWLVLSITGSSAAVGITTAMQFLPMLLFGLYGGVIADRFSKRKLLFCTQGAMSIGGLFLAAMTLTGNVQVWHVYVTAFFTGLVTVIDNPTRQSFVSEMVGPDQVRNAVSLNSANFQSARLIGPAVASGLTAAVGPGWAFLANGLSFLAPLTGLLLMRSSELHHTQRTPRGKGQLRQGLDYVSKHPDLIWPIVLVGFVGTFGFNFPIWLSAFANDTFHGGVGMYGLFNTLMAIGSLVGALLAARRGTSRLRILVGAAIAFGALQVITAWSPSIWMFVPLITVIGILGLTVNVTANSSVQMGTEPEMRGRVMSLFMMVFTGGTPLGGPLFGWLTDSYGVRVSFTLGGAICAVAAMGVGLMLARAANLRLEVDLRRGRRHVGFVPREQLATAA from the coding sequence TTGAGTTCGGGACCCGGAGCAGACTCCGCCCCCGCACCGCACGAAACTGCTACCCGGACTTCGATGTTCAGCTCGTTGAAGGTCCGTAATTACCGGCTGTTCGCCACCGGTGCCGTCGTATCCAACACGGGCACCTGGATGGCACGTATCACCCAGGACTGGCTGGTCCTGAGCATCACGGGATCGTCCGCCGCCGTCGGCATCACGACGGCCATGCAGTTCCTTCCGATGCTGCTCTTCGGCCTGTACGGCGGAGTCATCGCCGACCGCTTCTCGAAGCGGAAGCTGCTCTTCTGCACCCAGGGCGCGATGAGCATCGGCGGCCTCTTCCTCGCCGCGATGACCCTCACGGGCAACGTCCAGGTCTGGCACGTCTATGTGACCGCCTTCTTCACCGGTCTGGTCACCGTCATCGACAACCCGACCCGGCAGTCCTTCGTCTCCGAGATGGTCGGCCCGGACCAGGTCCGCAACGCCGTCAGCCTGAACTCGGCGAACTTCCAGTCCGCCCGGCTCATAGGCCCCGCCGTCGCGAGTGGACTCACCGCGGCCGTCGGCCCCGGCTGGGCGTTCCTCGCCAACGGCCTCTCCTTCCTCGCACCGCTCACCGGACTGCTGCTGATGCGCAGCAGCGAACTGCACCACACGCAGCGCACCCCGCGCGGCAAGGGGCAGCTCCGCCAGGGCCTGGACTACGTCTCCAAGCACCCCGATCTGATCTGGCCGATCGTCCTGGTCGGCTTCGTGGGGACCTTCGGCTTCAACTTCCCGATCTGGCTCAGCGCGTTCGCCAACGACACGTTCCACGGCGGCGTCGGGATGTACGGCCTCTTCAACACCCTGATGGCCATCGGCTCACTCGTCGGCGCCCTGCTCGCGGCCCGGCGCGGCACGTCCCGGCTACGCATCCTGGTCGGGGCGGCGATCGCCTTCGGCGCCCTCCAGGTCATCACCGCCTGGTCCCCGTCGATCTGGATGTTCGTCCCGCTGATCACCGTGATCGGCATCCTCGGCCTGACGGTCAACGTCACCGCCAACTCCTCGGTGCAGATGGGCACCGAACCGGAGATGCGGGGCCGGGTGATGAGCCTGTTCATGATGGTCTTCACCGGCGGCACCCCGCTGGGCGGCCCGCTCTTCGGCTGGCTCACCGACTCGTACGGCGTCCGCGTGAGCTTCACGCTGGGCGGCGCGATCTGCGCGGTGGCGGCGATGGGCGTCGGCCTGATGCTGGCCCGCGCGGCCAACCTCCGCCTGGAGGTCGACCTCAGGCGCGGCCGCCGCCACGTGGGCTTCGTCCCGCGCGAACAACTCGCCACGGCGGCGTGA